One window of the Lepidochelys kempii isolate rLepKem1 chromosome 23, rLepKem1.hap2, whole genome shotgun sequence genome contains the following:
- the LOC140902367 gene encoding cytochrome P450 2A13-like codes for MHEEGEGQQVPCVWGAGVGKRPGLVDGSEERADVCLPDAPSPSQISECYGPVHTLHLGPRGGGVLCGYQAVKEALPDQAEEFSGRGEQAAFSWLFEGYGASFRDGERAKQLRRFSITTLRNFGVGKRGIEERILEETRFLLEALRGMKGLPFDPTYFLSRTVSNVISSVVFGDRFDYEDKEFPSLLSMCRGVWGSPGPAPPVQAFTETLSQPVKQKVYWTTGTQPKIKLVGYTQSQLGSEFDMGAGSCVCRSIVIQRKPTVRECRSILFEMV; via the exons ATgcatgaggagggggagggacagcAGGTGCCCTGtgtttggggggctggggtggggaagaggccgGGGCTGGTAGATGGGAGTGAGGAGAGGGCAGACGTCTGCCTCCCCGACGCTCCGTCCCCGTCTCAGATCAGCGAGTGCTACGGCCCCGTCCACACCCTCCACCtgggcccccggggggggggggtgctgtgcGGCTACCAGGCGGTGAAGGAGGCCCTGCCGGACCAGGCCGAGGAGTTCAGCGGACGCGGGGAACAAGCCGCCTTCAGCTGGCTCTTCGAGGGCTACG GAGCATCCTTCCGCGACGGGGAGAGAGCGAAGCAGCTGCGCCGATTCTCCATCACCACGCTGAGGAACTTCGGGGTGGGGAAGCGAGGCATCGAGGAGCGGATCCTGGAGGAGACTCGTTTCCTGCTGGAAGCCTTGCGGGGCATGAAAG GTTTGCCCTTTGACCCCACCTACTTCCTGAGCCGCACGGTCTCCAACGTCATCAGCTCCGTGGTCTTCGGGGACCGGTTTGACTACGAGGACAAGGagttcccctccctgctctccatGTGTcgcggagtgtgggggagtccaggccctgcacccccggTCCAGGCATTCAcggagactctcagccagccagtaaaacagaaggtttattggacaacagggaCACAGCCCAAAATAAAGCTTGTGGGGTACACTCAGTCACAGCTCGGCAGCGAGTTTGACATGGGAGCAGGGTCCTGTGTGTGTCGCTCCATCGTGATTCAAAGGAAGCCGACGGTCAGGGAATGCCGG